The sequence below is a genomic window from Desulfomonile tiedjei.
GATTGCGCCGGTGGCTGCTGTTGCAGTCCGGATGTTGCCGATGGCATAGGTCGGTGTGTCTGCAAAAATAAATCCAGTGTGTTTTTTCTTACTGGAACGTCTGTTTTCAATCCCACTCTCTCGCGAATGCCTCTCCTGGCAACATCCACTGAACATATCTTTCGCCCATGGGCCGCTGACCGGCTCAAGGCGCCTTTTGCTGAATACCATGGCGGAGCCGGCGTTTTCTTGTACAACTGTTGCTTCCGATCCTGAACCCACCAGGGTGGGACACATTCTTTCACGACAATATGAGAGCGGCTTGCCGACTAGATTCACATTCCCAGGAATGGTTTCGGGTCGAAGCGGTGGAACCCTAGCGACGCAGCGGAAACCTTCGAAAAGGGAAAGACCATGAACTTGATTGACTGGGCCCATCAAAGGACTAAGGATCGAGGCAGATCCATACTTGTAATGGTGCTGGTAATAGTAGGATTTGTCCTGGGCTATTATTTGCTCGGTTCGCACGATACGAACCCCGCTTCTGTTGATTCCAAGGAAGCTGCGGCGGTAGACGGCCATGACCATTCAAAGGAACAGAGAGAAGCCAAGAGAGCTACATTGTGGACCTGTTCCATGCACCCTCAGATCAGGCTCCACCAGCCCGGAAAGTGCCCGATCTGTTTCATGGACCTGATCCCTCTCGAAGACGACAAGGCAGGCGCGGACATAACCCTGGCCCAATACTCCATGTCCGAAGGGGCTAAGAAGCTCGCTGAGGTGCAGACCGAGCGCGTCAAACGTGAGCGAGCCAAAGTCCAGGTAAGAATGGTGGGGATGGTAGCCGAGGACGAGACCAGGGTCGCGGCTTTGACTTCCCGCGTGGACGGCCGTCTTGACGAAATATATGTGAATTTCACGGGCGTGGCGGTCAACAAGGGGGACCCTATGGTCAAAATATGGAGCCCCACGCTCATCAAATCGCAGGTAGAGTTGTTTGAGACAATTCGGAGCAGAGAGGAAGACCCGGGGGTTCTGAAGGGCGCTGAGGAGAAACTTATACAATTGGGTGTCACTCAAGAGCAGATCGACCAGATCAAGGCGAGGAAAAAGCCTGACCTTTATGTAACGCTTCGAGCACCGATAAACGGTGTAGTCCTGAAAAAGATGGCAGTCTTGGGACAGTTCGTCAAGGAAGGCCAGGAAATGTACATGATCAATGACCTTTCCAATGTCTGGATCAAGCTGGATGCTTATGAGACCGATATGCCCTGGATCAGGTACGGCCAGGAAGTGAGGTTCACAACTCCGGCGGTGCCGGGGCGTACCTTTATAGGCAGGGTTCTGTTTATAGACCCTATGCTCACCACCATGACCAGATCGGTCAAAATCCGCGTCGAAGCGGAGAATCCTGAACTGCTCTTGAAGCCGGGCATGTTTGTGACAGGCGAACTCGAAGCCGAAGTGGATCAGTCGGGCCGTATCATAAAATCGGAATGGGCCGGGAAATATATTTGTCCGGTCCACCCTAAAGAGGAAGCTAGCAGCGAACCGGGCATCTGTCCTGAGAGCAAAATGCCGTTGCGGCCGGCTTCGTCGTTTGGTTACGCGGACGAAAAGAACCCTGTGTCTCCCTTAGTAATACCGGCCTCGGCGCCTCTAATAACGGGGAAAAGGGCCATTGTCTACGTCGAGGTTCCCGGTGCGGATCGTCCTACTTATGAAGGCCGGGAGGTTGTCCTCGGGCCCAAGGCCGGTGACAAATATGTTGTCTACCAGGGCCTCAAAGAAGACGAACGTGTGGTCACGAAGGGAAACTTCAAGATAGACAGCGCGATGCAGATCCTGGCCAAGTCGAGCATGATGAGCCCGGCTGAGCCAGCGAAGGCGAAGGCCCCTGAGTTGAAGCAGGAAGAAGAGGTGATCGAAAAGGTCAAGGCGCCCACTGTGTTCCTCAGAGGCCTGACACCCGTGATCGAGGAATATTTGAGCCTAAAGGACTCGCTGGTGGAAGGGATGACCGATGAAGCGGCCAGTCACGCGGAGAAGCTGGACGAATTAATGCAGGGGGTAAAAGTTACCATCCTCGGCGAAAAGGCCAAACAGGTCTGGACTGGCCTCGCAAAGACAATCGTCGGAGAACTCAAAAAGATAGCCGAAACCAAAGAACTGGAGTCGCAACGAAAGGCCTTCGATCCTCTGTCCGAAGCATTTGCCAAGGTTGTAATGGGCTTTCGTCATGTAATGAACGCGCCGCTCGTGGTCTTCCACTGCCCGATGGCCTTTAACCAGAAGGGAGCCTACTGGGTCGAAGGTAGCGAAGAGAGACGCAATCCCTATTTCGGCCGTGCGCCCTTCAAAGGCCAGGACATGCTGCAATGCTCCGAACTGGTTGAAAAGGTCCCGCCCGAAACCGCTTCGTCTGAAGGCAAGGCTCAAGCCGGGAGTTCATCCGACACCAAGACCGCCAAAGGTCAGGAAGGATCTGAATCGAAACCCGCAGGCGGTGATAAAGGTCCGCCCGAGCAAGCCCATGAGGGCCACGAACATGCTCCCGGCGACGGCAAAAAAGGAGACAAATGATGTCCGCTCAGAATCAGGACTCGCAAGTTCCGAGCAAACCGGCATCATTCTTCTCCAGAATGATGCGTTTCTGGATAGAACAGAAGTTGCTCGCTGCCGCGGTTCTGTTCGGTGTCATTATGTATGGGCTGATGGTGGCCCCATTTGACTGGGACATACCGTGGATCCCGCGCAACCCTGTCCCGGTTGACGCCATCCCTGATATCGGCGAGAACCAGCAGATAGTTTATACAATTTGGGAAGGACGCTCTCCCAAGGACATAGAAGACCAGATCACTTATCCCCTAACCGTCTCCCTATTGGGAATTCCCGGTGTCAAAACCATCCGAAGCAATTCTTTCTTCGGGTTTTCCACCATCTATATAATCTTCAAGGAAGATGTCGAGTTTTATTGGACGCGTTCCCGAATACTGGAAAAGCTCAACTCGCTCCCGGCAGGATTGTTGCCGGCCGGGGTGCAACCGACTCTAGGGCCTGATGCCACGGCCCTGGGGCAGGTCTTCTGGTACACTCTTCAAGGGGAGGGATTCGGCCTCGATGAACTGAGGACTCTTCAGGATTACTACGTCCGCTATTATTTGCAGGCTTCGGGAGGCGTCAGTGAAGTAGCCTCAGTGGGCGGATTCGTCAAGGAGTACCAGATAGACATCAATCCTGACGCCATGCGGGCTCATAACATAACCCTGCCGGATGTCTTCTCCGCGGTGCGAATGTCCAACCTGGACGTCGGTGCGGCAACCATAGAGGTGAATCGCGCTGAATACACCATTCGCGGGCTTGGGTTCGTACGTTCGGTCAAGGATCTGGAGGATAGTGTAGTTAAGGTCAACGAAAATGTGCCCCTTTTCGTCAAAGACGTGGCTACCGTGTCTCTGGGGCCTGAAATGAGGAGAGGCGCGTTGGACAAAGAAGGCGCCGAAGTGGTCGGCGGCGTTGTGGTGGTCCGCTTCGGAGAGAACCCCCTTCAGGTAATTAAGAACGTCAAAAAAAAGATCGAGGAGATCTCTCCCGGCCTTCCTACCAAGACGCTTCCGGATGGCCGGGTTTCTCAGGTAAAGGTAGTCCCGTTTTACGACCGGACCGAATTGATACATCAGACCCTGGACACCCTGAAAAAGGCCCTGTGGGAAGAAATACTGGTGACGGCCATTGTCGTCATCGTCATGGTTAACCACATAGTAAGCTCCGCGCTCATTTCCGCCATCCTGCCGCTCGCGGTGCTCCTCACCTTCATCGTGATGAAGTTCGCTCATGTAGACGCCAATATCATGTCTCTTGCGGGAATCGCCATTGCCATCGGCGTCATGGTGGACATGGGCATTATTCTCTGTGAGAACATCCTTCGCCATATAGAGGAAGACCCTGATAGAAAACGAGGCATCTTTGAACTAGTACACGAATCCGCCTCGGAGGTGGGCGGCGCGGTGATGACCTCGTCGCTGACTACTATCATTTCCTTTCTGCCGGTATTCAGTCTGACGGGTCCTGAAGGGAAATTGTTCGGGCCGGTGGCGTTCACCAAGACCTTTGCCGTGGGTGCGGCACTGGTGCTCGCCTTGACGCTGATCCCACCGATGGCTCACATCGTATTCACAAGAAGGAACCTTAAGACCAAGACGCTTCTGGTCACAAACGGCATTGTTGCTGCGGCTGGCCTATGGCTGGCAATTACGTTCTCATGGTGGGTAGGACTGCCGTTGATATTCGTGGCCGCGGTAAAAGCCGCATCCCTGTTCGTGTCGCCCGAGTTGCGGGACGGCATTCCCAGATTTCTCAACCTGGCAGGGTTGGCCTTCGTCGTGGTGTTGCTCACGGAACACTGGTTGCCGCTGGGGCCCGAGAAGGGTTTCGTGCGCAACCTGATCTTTGCCTGTGGAATTATCTTCGGGCTCCTCGGTGTGAGGAAGATCTTCACATCGTTCTACAGGCCCTTTCTGAAGTGGTGCCTCTATCACAAGGCCCAGTTCCTGGTCCTTCCTATTTCACTGGTGATCTTCGGGGCAGTGATCTGGCTTGGATTTGACAAGGTCTTCGGGTTTATCCCCTGGACTGTGGACAAGATCGTTGGGGGACCGACAGGACCGGTCGTAACAGCGCAACATGTTCACCCGCCCGAGACAAAGAGCGACGCGGCTCCTTCAAGCCAACCGCAAGGGGGATACGTTAGAAGGACCTGGCTGTGGTCGAAATTGAATCACGCGTTTCCGGGCTTAGGGAAGGAGTTCATGCCGGACCTGGACGAGGGCTCTTTTCTCTACATGCCTACCACCATGCCCCACGCGGCAATTGGAGAAGCCCTGGACGTTATCTCCAAACAGGACGCTGCGATCAGGTCCATCCCCGAAGTGGAATCCGTGGTCGGAAAAATAGGCCGGGTCGAGAGTGCTCTGGACCCCGCGCCCATTTCCATGGTGGAAACTGTCATCAACTATGTCCCCGAGTTCAAGGTGGACCCTCTGACGGGACGACACGTCACCGATCCGAACACGGGAAAACCAGTCAGGAATTGGAGACCGCATATCAAGTCCTCCACCGACATTTGGAAAGAAATCGTCAAAGCTGCTCAACTGCCTGGCAGCACCTCCGCTCCCAAGCTGCAGCCGATTGCAGCTCGAATAGTCATGCTCCAAAGTGGAATGCGCGCGGCGATGGGGGTCAAGATCCGCGGAAAAAGCCTCGAGGAGGTTGAAAAGGTCGGCCTGGATGTAGAGCGCTTTTTGAAAGAAGTCCCATCGGTCGAGCCTTCGTCAGTGATTGCGGACCGAGTGGTTGGCAATCCCTACTTGGAAATAGACATTGACCGTAAGGCCATAGCGCGGTACGGCCTCAGAATTCAGGATGTTCAGGACGTAATAGAAATAGCCATTGGGGGAAAGCGCATCACCACTACTGTGGAGGGCCGAGAGCGCTATCCGGTGAGAATACGTTATCAAAGGGAGCTGCGAGACTCGCTCGAAGCGTTGGATAAAATACTGGTTCCAGGCGCGGATGGAGCCCAGATCCCACTCAATCTTATCTCGACCATAAAATATACTCGTGGTCCGATGACGGTCAAAAGCGAGGACACGTTTCTGGTCAGCTACGTGCTTTTCGACAAGAAGCCAGGGACTGCTGAAGTGGATGTTGTCAATGGAGCCAACAACTACCTGAAGCACAAGATGGAGACCGGGGAGCTGAAGTTAGGGCCGGGAATGTCGTTCGCGTTTGCGGGCTCTTATGAGAATCAGGTTCGGTCGGAGCAAACTCTCCGGATCGTCATCCCGCTCGCATTGATGCTCATATTTATTGTGCTCTACTTTCAGTTTCATTCCGTTCCGACTTCGCTGAACGTCTTTTCCGGGATCTTCGTGGCCTGGTCGGGCGGTTTCATGATGCTGTGGCTGTATTCACAGCCGTGGTTCCTGGATTTCAGTGTTTTCGGGGTCAATATGAGGGACTTGTTCCAGGTCAGGCCTTACAACCTCAGTGTGGCGGTATGGGTCGGGTTCCTGGCCCTGTTCGGGATCGCCACCAATGATGGGGTTATTTACTCCACCTACCTCGATCAGGTATTCGAAAAGCACCAATTCAAATCCATTGACGAAATCAGGGAGGCAACGCTTGAGGCGGGGATAAAGAGGGTCCGGCCGGCTTTGATGACCACGGCCTGCACCATTATTGCCCTTATTCCGGTACTTACTTCTCAGGGCAAGGGCGCGGACGTCATGGTCCCGATGGCCTTGCCGAGTTTTGGCGGAATGTGTATTGACATCATAACCATCTTCGTGGTCCCTACGATTTACTGTTTGATGAAAGAGATCCAGTTCAAAAGGAAATTAAGGCCCACTGGATAGGGACTCACAAGAAAAGAGAGGAGATTTGCCATGTCTGCCAGGATGAAAAATGCGCTGCCCGTCGTGCTTGTCCTATTGATAGCTGCCTTTGTGCCCGCTTACTCATCCGCGGCTACGGTGGATTTGCCCGATGGATCGAAACTTGACCTCTCGATCCCTTGTCCGATATGCAATATGAAACCGGAAGAAAGCAAGCTTGGACCCGCGGCAGCGGTCTTCAAGGAAGGCAAAGTAGTGGGATTCGACGCTCCCGGCGACATGTTCCGCTATGTTCTCGACCCAAAGAAATACGGTTTTAACGCAGGCGATATCAAGGAAGTCTTCGTTACGGAGCATGGCGGCAAGAATTTCATCGACGCAAAAAAGGCCTTTTACGTTGTCGGTAGCGACGTAACCGGGGACATGGGGCCGGAGGTCGTGCCATTTTCCAAAAAAGAGGATGCGGAGAAGTTTCAATCCGAGCATCACGGAAAAAATGTCGCGTCCTACGTCCAAATAACCCTGGACGATGTCACATCCAAGAAGAAGATGCTCAAGATGAAGCATGACGACGCCGGCGGCGGAATGAAGCATTGAGCATCCATGCCGGGCTCGGGAATTCTGATGTCGGTGGGCGCATGGTGGGTGTCCGGCCGGTGATAGGTCTCTGATCGCTTTGCAGACTGTTCGCCCCGGGAGTGATACCAATGCGCTGTCATACAATGAACAATCGGCTGAATCAGACACGGGCCTGCTAAAGCTCAGGTCTGTGGCACTCCTGGGCCGATATTGATTGGCTGTTGGGTGCCCTGACCTGGGCACCAGGTCAGTGCTGTTTTCGATCCGAAGTCATCTTCACCCTTTGAAAGCGAACTGGTAGGACATGAAGCCGTATGCATTGGAGGAGGCCCGCAATGAAAGAAGTGAGAAAAACCTCATCATTGGGTTTGATTACATTGGCCGTCTCTCTGATCGCCTTCGCTGCTCCTTTGCACTCTTCGGCGGAGGACCTTGCGCCGCTCCCTGACGGCTCCAAGGTGGATCTTTCGGCACACTGTCCCGTATGCGGCATGACTGTTGGCGGGGACCTCGGTGCCACCACCACGTATTCCTATCGAGACGGCAAGCCTATCGGTTTTGCAGGGGTAGCTGCGGCTGTCTTCAAAGATGGGCATGTCGTGGGGTTCGAGGGCGCGCGGTGCTTGTTCATTTACAGCGCCGTGCCCAAAAGATTCAACATCGAAGTCGAGAATATCGCCCGGAGGTTTGTCACCGACTTTCCATCAGGCAAGATGGTGGACGTTGCCAATACCTTTCTGGTGCTTGGCAGCTCGGTGAAGGGTCCCATGGGTTACGAGGTTATATCGTTCCCAACAGTGGAAGAGGCGGAAAAATTTAAGTCGGAATTCGGCGCCAAACGCGTGGTTCAAATGGGAACGGTAGAATTCAAAGATGTGGAGAGAAAGGGGCCTTCCCTGAAAAAACCATCGGTCCAGGAAACTCCCAAGTGATCCTTGGTGCGGTATGGTATACGACGAGTCGGAAATAGAGAAATAACAAGCATGATTTTTTCTTTGGAAAAACGTTTCTTTTTGCTGCTCCTTCTGCCCGTGGCCCTGATTCTTATCGCCGTGGGTGTTGGGGGCTTCATGTACGCGAGAGCGTACCTTCTCGATCAATGGGCCGAATCGACTCGCCTGAGGCTGGAGAAAGCAGCCCATGAGATAAAAATGAAGCTGGATGAGAAACTGGAACTGATCCAGCTTATAGCCAAAACCAATGACACGCCAAAGGCCGACGTCACCCGCGCTTACCTTGTACAGCAGTTGCTCCACAAGGAGGGGGTCCGCTTCGTGAACATCGATTTTCCCGAACCCGACGGAACTTCATCCAAAGTAAAGAGCCCGCGCGATTACCTTCAAGGGGTCGCGGAAGGTCTGTACACAATGGAGCTTTGCGATGACGTGGGTTTCTGTGCCCCGATCATGGATCCCAATACGCTGGATCGTACTCTCAAGATTGTGAAAGTTTTCGGCGGCGGAGACGAGGGTCCTGTCACGAGAGTCACGGTAACAGTCAGCTTCGATTCCTTCTTACAGCCTATCAAGCAAATGGGGCTCTGGCCCGGTAGCAGCGGTTGCCTGGTCACCAGCACAGGCCAATTGCTCGCGCATACCGACAAGTCCATGGCTGACAGAAAACGGCTGGGTGAAACCGGCGACGAACTTGAAATGAGAGTGCTCAGTCAAATCCGTCAAAAGCCTTTCGGCACTGTTTCTTCCGGCGGACACCCTCCGGATGTGGTCGTCGGGTTTTATAAAATTCCGTTCCTGAATTGGTACATCATGCTGTTGTCAGAGGGCTCCGTGATCATGGAACCTATGATAAGTTTTCGGTTCTATTATGCTCTTACCGGCATCGTTTCGTTGATTGTGATCCTTCTGTTGATTCGTGTGACCACACGGTCCGTGGGCAAGTCAATTGGCGAGATTTCGGCCGCGGCCGCGAGGGTCCATGATGGAGATTACTCGGCCCAGCTTCCTGAAGAACGGTCTGACGAAATAGGCCAGCTCAACCGCAGCTTTAACAGGATGACCGAAGGGCTTAAGCAGCGCGACTTGATAGAGCAGACATTCGGCCGATACGTGGACAAAAGCGTGGCTGAGGAATTGATGCGTACGCCCGAGGCTTTACGGCTTGGAGGTGAAAAACAGACTGTCACGATCATGATGTCCGACATCAGGAACTTCACGGGAATGTCCGAAAAGCTCCAACCGGAAGAAGTCATCAAGGTGATGAACAAATATTTTGCCAAAATGGTGGCCGTGATTGAACGCTACAAGGGCATCATCGTGGACTTTTACGGCGACTCGATTCTGGTCTTCTTCAACGGCGTCGAGAGCGACATCCCCGGCAGGGCATTTGACGCGGTGCACTGTGCGCTGGAAATGCAGCGAGAGCTGGAGGCTTTGTTGAGAGATAATGCCGGAAAGGGATTTCCTGCGCTCGGCATGGGCATCGGCATTCATACGGGAGAGGTAATTGTCGGTAATATAGGGACCGAAACCAGGGCCAAGTACGGGATCGTAGGGTCCAACGTGAACTTGACCGATCGCATTCAGTCTACAGCCGGCCCCGGCAAGGTCGTTGTTTCCGAGAAAACGCACGAAATCATTTGCGGTACCCTGAAGGTGGCTCTGGAGTTCAAAGCGTGCCTCAAAGGCGTCGAAGAGGACCAAATACTGTACGAGGTCGAAGCCATCGACCCCGAATGCGAGCTTCGGACAGCTCAGTAGAGTATGGCGTGATACCAATTCTCTTTGATGCAAATAAGCATGGCGGGCGGCCCGTGGGACCACCCCCATAGTGTGGCAGGGGCCGGCGTCCCGAGACTTTCTCAAAACCCTTAAGTGCAGGGGGCCCGGGTAGGGGCGCTTCGAGAAGCGCCCTGATTTCGGGCGGTTCACGAACCGCGCTGTGCCGAAGATCAGGTGAAATCGTCAGTTTTGAGACAGCCTCTCCCTGCCGGACCGCGTTAATTTTGCCTGTTTGCTCGTGCATTGGTATGAATTAATAGAGTATGGCCGCATAGCCCACGAAGCTGGCATCGGGCGAGATGTCGTAGCTTGTGTAATATTCCAGCAGGCTGCCTGATTTCACCCCGCGACGAGAAACGGAAGCTATTACCGAGGCGATGGGCCCTGCCGAACAAGTGTTGTGCAACTCCCAGGCTTCCTGGAGCAGGCCGTGAGCGTCCATGGCCAAGGCTTTATCTATAAGGGCCCGATCGTTTTCTTCCTTCACCCACTTGACTGCACCGGCCCCGGTTCCACGAGGCGTGAATCCATAGTTGGGACCGTAATGGGTAAGGTCCGCGGAACCTAGAAAGGCTGCGGTCAGGCCCTTCTCCGAAAGCAGGCGCTGTACGGCCTCGCCCAGTTTTATTGCCGTATCCGAAGCCGGGGCATGAACTGCTATAACCGGTATGTCGGGGAAAAAACGCCGTACTAAGGGTATCTGTACTTCGACGGTGTTGTCTGAAAATCCGCGGGAGGCCTCAACAGCCTCACCCGAGGAAACCAACTCCCCGCAGAATGCAGGGTCCATTGGCTGGGCTCCCAGCGGAGTTTCCCAGGCTTCATCCGTATATGCTATGGGGTCTCGGCCTGCCGGGAGGTGTCCGCCGTAGATCACCACGCGATCAGGCCGTCCGGAACCGGCGAGCGTACTGATTGTACGGGCCGCTGCTCTGCCCGAATAATACCATCCCGCGTGCGGAACCACTCCCCCGATCCAGGTGCCTGCCGGCGCGGTATAACCAACCAGGAAACCATCAATCTCGCGATTACAAGCATCCGCGGAACCGGGGTACCAACCTGTAGGCAAGCTTCTGGTTCGTCTGCTCATGGCCCAACCTCCCCTAATTATAGACTCTCGGGCGTGTCGAAAAATTCTAGCGGCTAATCAGTTGAAAATCAAACAGTGGCTTTTGGCGGGAACCGGGGAGCCTTTGGTATAGAAAGGCTCCCCGGAGAAAGTTAATGGCTTTCGATCCGGATCAGTCTATCGCGAGCGTGATCCCGCGGTTTGCAGATCGCTGCATATACCAGTCCACGATATTTTTCGGGGGGACTTCTTCCTGTGATTCAGGTTTGCGAATCAAGCTGATGGACTCGGTGGGGCAGGTGGTAGCGCATACTCCGCACCCTATGCAGCGTTCCGCTTGGACCTTGTACGCTCCGGCGTCTTCTACTATTGCTTCCATAGGGCATCGCTCGTCCGCGCAGACGCCGCAAGCCGCACAGGTGTCCGCATCTATGGATGCTGTATAGTTGCTCTTGGCCATAAGGTGAGGCGCATTGAACTCCTTCATCCCTCGCATTATTCCGCAGCAGCAAGGGCAGCAATTGCACATGAACATCTGGCCGGATTGGACATTGTAAGTCGCGTGCACGAGTCCTGCTTCTTCGGCCTTGGCTACAACGTCAAGGGCTTCCTGTTTGGAAATCACCCTGCCCCTGGGAGAGTTGTCGAAGGCCCCTTCGCTATTGGCAAAGGCCAGACACACTTCAGAAGGATACGAGCACGTTTGGCCCTGAATTGCATGTTCTTTCCGGCAGATACATTCGGTGACCTGAAAGGATTTGGCCTTGTCCAAAATCTGTCGCACATCTTCGTACACGTGGACCTGGTGCTGGCCGTCGATCTGGACATTCACCGGTACCACCACTCGCATCAGTGAGGGCGCGACCTGGCCGAGGATCGGCATCAGGCTGGACGCGTATTCCTCCATGAGATCCGCAAGCTCTTTGTCCAGTCTGTCCAACTGAAACTCGAAAATGCCTACGACAAAAGGAGCAAACATGTAGACTTGCTTCCCCTTGATTCTCGCAGAGCCTATCTGGCCCTTTGTCGCCATGTCATCCAGAATGGCTTCCATCTCGGCACCAGGCTTGCCGAGCCGTTCCGCAATGGCCACAGCGGTTTCCGGCATAGGCCGAATGTTCAGAGCCATGGCCGCGTCTTCAGGGGAGAATATTTTTTGAAGAATCTTAATTTCCACGCCGCTTTCCGTAGCGGGGAAGCCGTGGGGCAATCCGTCCAGTTTCTTTGCCAGGTCCTTGTAAACGTCGTTCATAAGGGGACTCCCGGATAAAAGAACTTGAAACAGGCTGCTAGTACCGCAGCCCGGGCAAGGCTCGTCCATCGCGCTCAAAGGCCGAAACAGTCCTTGAGGGGGTAAGCCTCACTTCATCAGTTTAGCACGTACGGGATACAAAAGCTCCATTTTGAGCTTAACGGGAGCAATCGTTCAGTCACGCGGACAAAAGAAGGGCCTCGTCGACAATCATCCTTCATCTGTTTTCTGAAAATCCCCCCTAACCCCCCTTTACAAAGGGGGGCGAGGGGGGATTTTTTCCTCGGAAGCTGAATAGTTTCGCGCGAGACGACTTGACTGCATCACACTCATGGGCTTGCCCATGCGTACAGCCCTTTCAAAAGAAATGTCCTAAAACAAGTCGAAACGAGGTTGCCGGCAACCACCCTCCGGGCGGACGTTCCTTTCCGTGCGTGAAGCAAATGGGGCGATCTTTAGTGCAGGGTTCTCTTGGCTCTGTCTGTTGGTTCGGTCTCCCATTCAGGACCGTGGGGCCCGATGGCCAGTTCGGCCCGAGCGTCCGCGATTACCCGTTCGGTTTCCAGCATGAGCCTCCGAATCTCCGCGTCGGCTCGCGGCTCTTTCCCCTCTTCCTTACGAATCCTCTCGAGCAGTTCGGAAATGTCCTCCAGTCTCTTCGAAAAGACCTCCATGCCCTCGGGCATTGCGTTCCCCAAAGGAGACTCCTGTCTTTTGCGCACTTTGCTGAATAGGACTCCGGACAGCGGGATACTGATCGCTATTAGGCCCAAAGCGGCCAGCAGCAAGTACGGATTGAGGGAATGCCCCCAGATTAAGACGGTCCTGTCCTGAACAAATCCGGTCAAAGAGTTGTTTATGTTTCCGACCACCTGTCCTACCGCGCCGATTCCTCGGTCGAGGCTGCCCATGCGTTCCTCGACGCGACCCACAGCCGTACCCACGCCTGCTAGTTCTCCCTTTATCTCCGCCGCCTTCTGAGACACTTCAGCGAGGTCTTGGCGGATGCCTGGAAACATCTCCTCGGTCATGAGGCCGGTTCGTTCCAACAAAACCTTGTCCGTCGCGCTGCTCCGGGAACCGTAGTATAGGGCTAGGCCGATAGCCCCGGCCTGCAATGCCACGAGTAAAATCAATATCCCGAACAGGCTCCTCGTGCCTGTTCCCTGGTCTTTTTCCATAACGAACCCCTAAAAAACCGCGTAAAGGCTTTTGGAAGCCTATGCAGAGATTATTACCAGATTAGGCGGGAGTCATGAAAGGAATTTATGATTCAGGACGGGGCGCTGACTTGAATTTTGCCGGCATCAACACCCTTTCCCGCTGAAGGTAATAGCGGGGGAGGAACCTTGTGCGTGGTTCCTCCCGCTTCGCTTAATTGATGAGTCGGTAGGGGTAGGCTCGATGGGTCCATTCGCTGGACGGGTACTCCGCTGCGAGTTTGTCGTACGCTTCTCTGAGCGGCTTTCCTTCGTGGGTGCTTT
It includes:
- a CDS encoding 4Fe-4S binding protein, yielding MNDVYKDLAKKLDGLPHGFPATESGVEIKILQKIFSPEDAAMALNIRPMPETAVAIAERLGKPGAEMEAILDDMATKGQIGSARIKGKQVYMFAPFVVGIFEFQLDRLDKELADLMEEYASSLMPILGQVAPSLMRVVVPVNVQIDGQHQVHVYEDVRQILDKAKSFQVTECICRKEHAIQGQTCSYPSEVCLAFANSEGAFDNSPRGRVISKQEALDVVAKAEEAGLVHATYNVQSGQMFMCNCCPCCCGIMRGMKEFNAPHLMAKSNYTASIDADTCAACGVCADERCPMEAIVEDAGAYKVQAERCIGCGVCATTCPTESISLIRKPESQEEVPPKNIVDWYMQRSANRGITLAID
- a CDS encoding HAMP domain-containing protein, whose amino-acid sequence is MIFSLEKRFFLLLLLPVALILIAVGVGGFMYARAYLLDQWAESTRLRLEKAAHEIKMKLDEKLELIQLIAKTNDTPKADVTRAYLVQQLLHKEGVRFVNIDFPEPDGTSSKVKSPRDYLQGVAEGLYTMELCDDVGFCAPIMDPNTLDRTLKIVKVFGGGDEGPVTRVTVTVSFDSFLQPIKQMGLWPGSSGCLVTSTGQLLAHTDKSMADRKRLGETGDELEMRVLSQIRQKPFGTVSSGGHPPDVVVGFYKIPFLNWYIMLLSEGSVIMEPMISFRFYYALTGIVSLIVILLLIRVTTRSVGKSIGEISAAAARVHDGDYSAQLPEERSDEIGQLNRSFNRMTEGLKQRDLIEQTFGRYVDKSVAEELMRTPEALRLGGEKQTVTIMMSDIRNFTGMSEKLQPEEVIKVMNKYFAKMVAVIERYKGIIVDFYGDSILVFFNGVESDIPGRAFDAVHCALEMQRELEALLRDNAGKGFPALGMGIGIHTGEVIVGNIGTETRAKYGIVGSNVNLTDRIQSTAGPGKVVVSEKTHEIICGTLKVALEFKACLKGVEEDQILYEVEAIDPECELRTAQ
- the amrB gene encoding AmmeMemoRadiSam system protein B, translated to MSRRTRSLPTGWYPGSADACNREIDGFLVGYTAPAGTWIGGVVPHAGWYYSGRAAARTISTLAGSGRPDRVVIYGGHLPAGRDPIAYTDEAWETPLGAQPMDPAFCGELVSSGEAVEASRGFSDNTVEVQIPLVRRFFPDIPVIAVHAPASDTAIKLGEAVQRLLSEKGLTAAFLGSADLTHYGPNYGFTPRGTGAGAVKWVKEENDRALIDKALAMDAHGLLQEAWELHNTCSAGPIASVIASVSRRGVKSGSLLEYYTSYDISPDASFVGYAAILY